The following is a genomic window from Nguyenibacter vanlangensis.
CATGTCCGCGCGCCTGATCGACGGCAAGGCGTTCGCCGCGGCCATGACGCAGAGGATCGCGGCGGAGGTCCATGCGTTCCATGACCGCTACCGGGTGACGCCGGGCCTGGCGGTGGTGCTGGTGGGCAACGACCCGGCCAGCGAGGTCTATGTCCGCAACAAGGCGTTGCAGACCCATCGGGCCGGCATGCGCTCGTTCATGCACATGCTGCCGGCCACCACGTCGCAGGCCGAATTGCTGGCGCTGGTCCGCCGGCTGAACGACGATCCGGAAATCCACGGCATCCTGGTGCAATTGCCGCTGCCGGCGGGGCTGGACCCCGTGGCGGTGACCAATGCGATCCGGCCCGAGAAGGACGTGGACGGCCTGGGCGAGGTCAATGCCGGGCGCCTGGCGCTGGGCCAGCCCGGGATCGTGCCCTGCACGCCGCTGGGCTGCCTGATGCTGCTGAAATCGGAGCTGGGCGACCTGCGCGGGCTGCATGCCGTGGTCATCGGCGCGTCCAACCTGGTCGGCAAGCCGATGGCGCAGCTTCTGCTGGCCGAGGGCTGCACCGTGTCGGTCGGGCATATCGACACGCGCGACCCCGCGGCCCTAGCGCGCCAGGGCGATATCCTGGTGGTGGCCACCGGCGTCGGCGGCCTGGTGCGCGGCGACTGGATCAAGCCGGGGGCGACGGTGATCGACGTGGGCATCACCCGCGTGACTCTGCCCAGCGGCAAGACGCGCCTGATCGGCGACGTGGCCTTCGACGAGGCCGTCGCGCGGGCCGGGCGCATCACCCCCGTGCCGGGCGGGGTGGGGCCGATGACGATCGCCTGCCTGCTGAACAACACCCTCGCCGCCGCCCGCCAGATCGTCGGCGCGGCGGCGGACCCGGGCGGTACTCCATGACGCGGATTTCCGTCGAGCTGATTCCGCGCGACGCCGAGACCCTGAAGGCGGATTCGGCCGAGGTGCGCGCGGCCTTTCCGATGGCCGACACGCTGAACGTGCCCAGCCTGATGCGCTTTGCGCTGCAGGGCTGGGATGCGGTGCCGCTGCTACGACCGGTGCTGCCGCGTGTCGTGCCGCATATCCGCGCCATCGACGTCGATCCGGACGGGCCGCTGCCCGGCATCGGGGTGCAGGGGCTGGAGGAAGTGCTGGTGGTGCAGGGCGACCCGCCCGCCGATCTCAGCCGCCGGACCTTTCCCAACACGTCGGAGAGCGTGATCCGCCGCTATCGGCGCGAGGCCCCGCATCTGCGCGTCTATGCGGCGTTCGATCCCTATCGCCGCGCCCCCTATCGCGAATTGGAGGCCGTCGCGCGCAAGAAGGACGCCGGGGCCGCCGGGTTCTTCACCCAGCCGGTATTCGATGCGCGCATGCTGGAGATGTGCATGGGCTGGCTGGCCGGCGAGACGGTGTTCTGGGGCCTGTCGCCGGTGATCGGCCCGAAATCGCGGTCCTATTGGGAGACGACGAACCATGTCGTCTTCCCGCATGATTTCGAAGCGACGCTGGAGGCGAATATCGGCTTTGCCTGCCGCGCGATCCGGACCGTCCGCGCGGCCGGCGGGCATGTCTATCTGATGCCGCTGCGCGTGAAGCCGGTGCGCTATCTGGCGCCGATCCAGCAGGCGCTGGAATCACTATCCTCGTGACCTGCCCGGCGGGCGACGATCGCCCGGGGTGGGTTACGTCCGCCGGGCAATTCCGTTAGCCTCGGCCGGTTCGTCGGTTCGTCGGTCACGTTTCCCCGAAAGGTCATGATCTTGCCGCATTCCCGTCCGCGTTCGCGCCCGTCCGCCATCCCGGGAGCCGTCCAGGAGGTCTGCATCGGCGGGCGCCGCATCGGGGCCGGGGGCGCGATGCTGGCCGCTTTCCTGTGCTGCGGCGCCGCGATGCCGGCCGTCGCGGCCGACGACGCCGCGCCGGCGGCGCCCGCGGCGACATCCCCCGCCCCGGTGCTGCCGCCGCCCGACCCGGCGCGGATCTTCGCCCCGCTGGCCTATCCGACCCCGGTCAACGCCTATCGCTCGGGCGGGGGTGCGCCCGGCTGGGCCTATTGGCGGAACGGCGCGGATTACGAGATCAAGGCGGCGATCGACCCGGCCAACCGGCTGCTGTCGGGCAGCGAGGTGATCACCTACACCAACAACAGTCCCGACGCGCTGGACGTGCTGTGGGTGCAGCTCGACCAGAACATCTATCGCGACGGGTCGCGCGGCGGCTTCGCCAATCCGCAGCGCCATGGCGAGCACACGGATGGCGAGGCGATCGAGAGCGTGTCGATCGAGCAGGACGGCAAGAGCATCCCGGTCACGCCGCTGATTTCCGA
Proteins encoded in this region:
- a CDS encoding methylenetetrahydrofolate reductase, encoding MTRISVELIPRDAETLKADSAEVRAAFPMADTLNVPSLMRFALQGWDAVPLLRPVLPRVVPHIRAIDVDPDGPLPGIGVQGLEEVLVVQGDPPADLSRRTFPNTSESVIRRYRREAPHLRVYAAFDPYRRAPYRELEAVARKKDAGAAGFFTQPVFDARMLEMCMGWLAGETVFWGLSPVIGPKSRSYWETTNHVVFPHDFEATLEANIGFACRAIRTVRAAGGHVYLMPLRVKPVRYLAPIQQALESLSS
- the folD gene encoding bifunctional methylenetetrahydrofolate dehydrogenase/methenyltetrahydrofolate cyclohydrolase FolD, with translation MTEPVSAVPAPAPSMSARLIDGKAFAAAMTQRIAAEVHAFHDRYRVTPGLAVVLVGNDPASEVYVRNKALQTHRAGMRSFMHMLPATTSQAELLALVRRLNDDPEIHGILVQLPLPAGLDPVAVTNAIRPEKDVDGLGEVNAGRLALGQPGIVPCTPLGCLMLLKSELGDLRGLHAVVIGASNLVGKPMAQLLLAEGCTVSVGHIDTRDPAALARQGDILVVATGVGGLVRGDWIKPGATVIDVGITRVTLPSGKTRLIGDVAFDEAVARAGRITPVPGGVGPMTIACLLNNTLAAARQIVGAAADPGGTP